The Pan troglodytes isolate AG18354 chromosome 19, NHGRI_mPanTro3-v2.0_pri, whole genome shotgun sequence region CAGGGCCGAGGTAGTCGGGGCTGGCCCTGTCCCCCCATGCCCGCCCCATGGTGAGTCTGCACCCTTCCTGTGACAGATCCCCCAGCAGGCCACACAATAGAGAATCTGGATCTATTGAAACATGTTTAAAACGGGGTTGGTCACAACAGGATGGGCACAaatgggagtgggggaggggagtggggccGCACCAGCCCCTGCCAGTGCTTGAGGCTGCAGCCTGGCGAGTGCTTTTGCTTCTGCTTCTCCACGCTGGTGGTTCGAGATGGTCCCAAGCCCCACTGGGGCAGGCCCTGCCTTGCCCTGCAGAGGCAGGGTGGCTCCACTTCCCCATCTCCTCCCCCATGGGCTGCAGGGGCATTTATGATGCCCAACAGGTGGCACTGTCGCGCTCCTTCCTCCCTGTCTCCGTGGCTCAGAAACAGGTTAAGGGTAGAGGTAGATGGGGAGACGTGGGGGCCACACAGTCTCCGGTGGCAGTGAGGGAGCTTGGGACCCTGAGCGGGGCATGCTGACTCCTTGCTGGAGAAAAGGCACCTAGATAGGGGAGCTGGGCTTGGGGGCCTCCCAGGGGGTcctggggtgaggtggggagggaggctgaACGAAGCAGGAAGCAGGGTGGTGGGCAGACCCCAATCCTGGTTCCCAAACCCTCACCGGCTgcgggagaaggaagaaggaaggagtcCTGGAGCAGAGCCCTGCCCTGGTCCCCTACGCCTGAGCAAGCCTCATCCCCTTCCCACCTGGCCCCCACCCAAGCCCAGCTCGACCTCCTTCCCACCTTCCCCCTGCCGGCTCCAGGCCCTCCGCAGAGGGGGTGGAAGGTTACAGAGGCCTCAGGCCGTCTTGGTGCCGGGGTCCACCTCCTTGTGGGCCCAGAGCTCCTTGTGCTGCTTGCGGCCAAACCCCTCGTCGTAGTTGCCTTTGCTCTTAAACAGCTGCTGGAAGTGGGGTTTGCAGTAGAACTCCCCGTGCAGCGCGGCGTAGCTGCCCAGGCTGCAGAAGCCAAACAACGGCGTCAGGTCAGGTCAGGTCGGGGCTGGGTTGGCAGGCGAGGCGGGGGCGGGCAGGGCAGGGGCGCACCTGAGCTTGGTGTGACAGTGCTTGCAGCAGAAGCAAGAGTTGTGGAAAATGAGCTTGTCGGCCACCAGCCGCTCCATGGGGTACACGGTCTTCTGGCAGGCGGCGCAGGTCTCCTTCACCTGGGCCCGCAGGCTGAAGGACTGTGCGGGAGGCTCAGCCAGGTGCTGCCCCAGTGCTCATCCCGCTCCCTCACACCCCTCCTCCCGCACACTCGGCCCCAGGCCCCTACCTTGGAGCGCTGCACCGTGCTGCTGCCGCCGCCTTTGGCGTCCTGAGGGAGAGGGGCGGTCAGGGCAGGGGCAGCTCCGGTAGGCCCTGGACCAGGGCTGCAGCCATCAGCCCAAGGCCCAGGGGCGCGCCGCAGGGCACAAAGGGGGCCGGCAAACTCTGGCGCCTCTCCCCTTCACCCCAGGCCAGGCTCCTGTCCGGGGGGCCCTCCCACCCAGCCGGGCACTTACATGAGAGGGGGTGGCCTGGGCGGCTCCTGCAGCCTGGAACATGGCTCGTTGGAGGTGGAAGCCTCGGGTGGAGACGCGGCACCCGCTGGGTTCTGCAAGGGGAAGTCAGTCGGGAGGGCCCCGCCAGCCCGGCCCCAGCCTGCAGGGTGGGGGGTGTTgacaggcaggggctggggggattGCGGTTGGGACTTTCCCTAAGTCATTTCCTGTTGCTCTTGGTCTTGCCACTTCCGCCCCTcacccacctcccccacccctgctccccaGGGGCCGGGGTCCCGAGTGGCACCGTCCCTCGGAAGAACAAAGTTAGCGGGAGCGGAGGGGCCGGGGGCTCCCGCGCAGCCCCCGTGTGCGTCCCGCGGGCTGGGACCCCGCTTGGGGTGAGGGGAGGTCGGGGCCGGCGGGGCCGCGATGAGA contains the following coding sequences:
- the LIMD2 gene encoding LIM domain-containing protein 2 isoform X1 codes for the protein MFQAAGAAQATPSHDAKGGGSSTVQRSKSFSLRAQVKETCAACQKTVYPMERLVADKLIFHNSCFCCKHCHTKLSLGSYAALHGEFYCKPHFQQLFKSKGNYDEGFGRKQHKELWAHKEVDPGTKTA
- the LIMD2 gene encoding LIM domain-containing protein 2 isoform X2, which encodes MFQAAGAAQATPSHSFSLRAQVKETCAACQKTVYPMERLVADKLIFHNSCFCCKHCHTKLSLGSYAALHGEFYCKPHFQQLFKSKGNYDEGFGRKQHKELWAHKEVDPGTKTA